A region of Chloracidobacterium sp. DNA encodes the following proteins:
- a CDS encoding diguanylate cyclase gives MKDLAIHQYRPPTLLLFGSLFLFTLALLGLAAVSIVELPIFGIVALATAASVSGFVGRFQIRLPKSAGVLPVQILFAYWGVLWFGFAGGVVLGVLSTILNIWPSRKNKNDLIFETCSMVTSIIVSVSAFSLIFGQAASVGSKPGLTAPFVGLIAIGGLTVAAIYLFMNAVISAAFYELESDGKTQRSLPDRFKEQWQDGLLMVLSSIVVCLSFSHFGIEFGFVVAPIAILANIAYSIHTKRLDQKTKQISDASRIHLATVEALATAIDARDQVGLGHVQRTQIYAIRMGELLGLGESDINALRTGALLHDIGKLAVPDHILNKPEKLTAAELEKTKIHSLVGASILEKIGFDYPVVPTVKYNHEFWDGSGYPEGLKGEEIPLTARILAVADAYDTLRGARPYRPAIPRDLARQIIQDEAGTHFDPAVVRCFIKNLAGLEAEIEANGLAYTAENDHGGHNYVEQIKLANREVFELYELAREFSSALNFQETLGMFSKKIGEFVPFTTCAVFLLDETKKYASAIRVDGENSVDLHGVRIRVGEGATGTALKAKESVRKGDTRFDPSLFDSELSEGYSTMASVPLIANDELIGAVSIYSSEIAEYGEEHLRLLETIARIAAEAIDKSQEHDEAKTNALTDPMTGLPNARSLQMQFEKEVGRASRGGTSFQLLMLDLDGFKAVNDSFGHKVGDDVLREVSRVIREQLRDYDFLARYGGDEFVALIPDTSLEDVADLCSRIEAGVSEFKLTVEGAKYASVGVSIGSASYPASGETFDQVIIAADKAMYRRKTRRRLDPSRFMISGIGLDREISSLIPNAEDKSGLIVELDESHVVTSSAVN, from the coding sequence ATGAAAGATCTAGCCATACATCAATATCGACCACCGACTTTGCTGTTATTTGGTTCTTTGTTTTTATTTACACTCGCCCTGTTAGGGTTGGCGGCCGTGTCGATCGTCGAACTTCCAATTTTTGGGATCGTTGCTCTCGCAACGGCGGCTTCTGTGTCGGGATTTGTTGGCAGATTTCAGATCAGGCTGCCCAAATCTGCCGGTGTGTTGCCTGTGCAGATATTGTTTGCGTATTGGGGAGTATTGTGGTTTGGCTTTGCCGGCGGAGTTGTTTTGGGAGTCCTTTCGACGATCTTGAACATCTGGCCATCACGAAAAAATAAAAACGATCTTATCTTCGAAACATGTTCGATGGTTACGTCGATCATAGTTTCTGTCTCTGCTTTTTCTCTTATCTTCGGCCAGGCCGCTAGCGTCGGCTCCAAACCCGGCCTCACGGCTCCTTTCGTCGGACTTATTGCCATCGGCGGTTTAACGGTCGCGGCGATCTATCTTTTTATGAACGCCGTTATATCCGCAGCTTTCTATGAGTTGGAGAGCGATGGCAAAACTCAAAGAAGTTTGCCGGACCGGTTTAAGGAGCAATGGCAGGATGGCTTATTGATGGTTTTGTCGTCGATAGTGGTCTGCTTGTCTTTTTCTCATTTTGGCATTGAATTTGGGTTTGTCGTCGCACCGATCGCGATTCTCGCAAACATTGCGTACAGCATCCATACAAAGAGATTAGATCAAAAAACGAAACAGATATCTGATGCCAGCCGGATACACCTTGCGACAGTCGAAGCCCTCGCGACCGCGATCGATGCCCGCGATCAAGTTGGCCTCGGCCACGTGCAGCGAACACAGATATATGCAATTCGAATGGGTGAATTGCTAGGCTTGGGCGAATCCGATATCAACGCACTCCGCACGGGAGCCTTGTTGCACGATATAGGCAAACTTGCTGTGCCCGATCATATCTTGAACAAGCCCGAGAAACTTACGGCTGCGGAACTCGAAAAGACCAAGATACATTCGCTCGTCGGTGCATCTATCCTTGAAAAGATCGGCTTCGATTATCCTGTTGTGCCGACGGTGAAATATAACCACGAATTTTGGGACGGAAGCGGTTATCCTGAAGGCCTCAAGGGCGAAGAAATTCCGCTAACCGCTCGAATATTGGCGGTTGCAGATGCCTACGACACGCTGCGAGGAGCTCGACCTTACCGGCCTGCGATTCCAAGAGATCTTGCGAGACAGATCATTCAGGACGAGGCAGGAACGCATTTCGATCCGGCGGTGGTTCGTTGTTTTATCAAAAATCTCGCAGGGCTTGAGGCTGAGATCGAGGCTAACGGTCTTGCATACACCGCGGAAAATGACCATGGCGGCCATAATTATGTTGAGCAAATCAAACTGGCGAATCGTGAAGTGTTTGAGCTGTATGAGTTAGCTCGCGAATTTAGCTCCGCGCTGAATTTTCAAGAAACACTTGGGATGTTCAGCAAGAAGATAGGAGAATTTGTGCCGTTTACAACGTGTGCAGTTTTCCTTCTGGATGAAACAAAAAAATACGCGTCAGCCATTCGTGTTGATGGCGAAAATTCGGTTGATCTGCACGGCGTGCGTATCAGGGTCGGTGAAGGAGCGACCGGCACAGCCTTGAAAGCAAAAGAATCTGTCCGAAAGGGTGACACACGTTTTGACCCGTCACTTTTTGATTCGGAATTGTCTGAGGGTTACTCGACAATGGCTTCGGTACCGCTGATCGCGAACGACGAGTTGATCGGCGCGGTGTCTATCTATTCGAGCGAAATAGCTGAGTATGGTGAAGAGCATCTACGGCTTTTGGAAACCATCGCAAGGATCGCAGCTGAAGCGATCGATAAATCGCAGGAGCATGACGAAGCTAAAACTAACGCTCTGACCGACCCGATGACTGGGCTTCCAAATGCCCGTAGCCTGCAAATGCAGTTTGAAAAAGAGGTTGGCCGAGCGAGTCGCGGCGGCACTTCATTTCAACTGTTGATGCTCGACCTCGATGGGTTTAAGGCGGTAAACGATTCTTTTGGGCACAAAGTTGGCGACGATGTTCTTCGTGAGGTCAGTAGGGTGATCCGTGAACAGCTCCGTGATTACGATTTCCTGGCACGTTACGGCGGTGACGAATTCGTAGCCTTGATACCGGACACTAGCCTGGAGGATGTAGCCGACCTGTGCAGTCGAATCGAGGCAGGTGTATCTGAATTCAAACTCACAGTCGAAGGCGCGAAATATGCATCGGTCGGGGTCAGTATCGGCTCAGCGAGTTATCCTGCAAGCGGAGAAACATTTGATCAAGTGATCATTGCGGCCGATAAAGCAATGTATAGGAGAAAAACTAGACGGCGGCTCGATCCAAGCAGGTTTATGATAAGCGGCATTGGTCTTGATAGAGAGATTTCCAGTCTTATTCCTAACGCTGAAGATAAGAGCGGCCTTATTGTCGAACTGGATGAGTCACATGTAGTTACGTCGAGCGCGGTAAACTAA
- a CDS encoding response regulator transcription factor, with the protein MQQTILIVEDDGDIAEGLHYNLKREGFRTVIAESGEKGLRLALDEKNPPSLILLDLMLPGIGGMDLCRRLRRETLTEKTPIIMLTARAAEGDKILGLEAGADDYIVKPFSVKEVIARVRAVLRRSETESASKYEDGLLAVDFADMRVTCADRTVILTRKEFALLEYLIQAAGRVASRQQLLDNVWGYSYFGDTRTLDVHIRRLRQKLDACAHCIETVVGVGYRFVGCK; encoded by the coding sequence ATGCAGCAAACAATTCTGATCGTCGAGGATGATGGGGATATAGCCGAGGGCTTGCACTATAATCTGAAGCGCGAAGGCTTTCGCACGGTTATAGCTGAATCCGGTGAAAAGGGCCTCCGTCTTGCACTTGATGAAAAAAACCCGCCTTCGTTGATCCTGCTTGATCTGATGTTGCCCGGCATCGGCGGAATGGACTTGTGCCGCCGCTTGCGCCGCGAAACACTGACCGAAAAAACACCGATAATAATGCTCACGGCGCGGGCGGCTGAGGGCGACAAGATATTGGGCCTTGAGGCAGGAGCGGATGATTATATCGTCAAGCCTTTCTCTGTAAAAGAGGTTATCGCACGCGTACGTGCCGTACTGCGTCGATCAGAAACGGAAAGTGCTTCAAAATACGAAGATGGCTTGTTGGCTGTTGATTTTGCCGATATGCGCGTGACGTGTGCCGACAGGACCGTAATACTAACTCGAAAGGAATTTGCCTTGCTCGAATACCTGATTCAAGCTGCGGGCCGCGTTGCTTCGCGGCAGCAGCTTCTCGACAATGTTTGGGGATACAGTTATTTTGGCGACACGCGAACTCTCGATGTACACATTCGCCGATTGCGGCAAAAACTGGACGCCTGCGCCCACTGCATTGAAACGGTAGTCGGCGTCGGCTATCGTTTTGTCGGCTGCAAATAG
- a CDS encoding histidine phosphatase family protein, with the protein MKTLFLMRHAKSSWNDASIADFDRPLNDRGERTAPFMGRFMREKGFEPSMIISSPAVRAKCTAQLVKDAAGFLSDLKFDERIYDAHPQALLQVVSEIDNSRETAMLVGHNPGIEGFIRFLTGDLEPMPTAALAVIDLNIDSWNDVADGCGKLKCIFRPRDLTPL; encoded by the coding sequence ATGAAAACTCTTTTTCTAATGCGCCACGCGAAATCCTCTTGGAATGATGCCAGCATCGCCGATTTTGACAGGCCCTTGAATGATCGGGGGGAGCGAACGGCGCCGTTTATGGGAAGATTCATGCGTGAGAAAGGTTTTGAACCGTCGATGATCATAAGTTCACCGGCTGTCAGGGCAAAGTGTACGGCGCAGCTTGTAAAAGACGCCGCCGGTTTTTTGTCCGACCTTAAATTTGACGAACGTATCTATGACGCACATCCGCAAGCATTGCTTCAAGTGGTTTCTGAAATCGACAACTCTAGAGAGACAGCTATGCTTGTCGGCCATAATCCCGGCATCGAGGGTTTTATTCGTTTTCTCACCGGCGATCTGGAACCGATGCCGACTGCCGCTCTTGCTGTGATCGACCTAAATATCGACAGTTGGAACGATGTCGCTGACGGCTGCGGAAAATTAAAGTGCATTTTTCGGCCTAGAGATTTAACACCCTTGTAA
- a CDS encoding carbohydrate kinase family protein, whose amino-acid sequence MQFPFQLLPQADFDVIGFGTNAVDHLIRVPAYPAFDSKVELTGYTKDAGGEVASTLVSLQRLGFKTAYAGRFGADAEGEFGLQTLIKEGVDTAHAEMVDGAATQTAFIVIDEKTGERTIIWHRDNKLQYQPSEAPLAIVERGKILHLTPHDTRAAIEMAKTAKLQGLITSIDIDNVFDEVDQLLPLIDIFTASASFSGKFSGLEDDRSAMLDIASRFGCAVVGITRGRKGSTLLCGDIFIETSGFDVPNGCKDTTGAGDAFRAGLLYGLLAGETVEDSARIANAVAALKCRKFGARSGLPNKQELNLLLKKHIDETNRLY is encoded by the coding sequence ATGCAGTTTCCATTTCAACTATTACCACAAGCGGATTTTGACGTCATAGGTTTTGGGACAAACGCGGTCGACCATCTCATACGCGTGCCCGCATATCCTGCTTTTGATTCGAAGGTCGAATTGACTGGATACACAAAAGACGCCGGCGGTGAAGTTGCCTCAACGTTGGTCAGCCTCCAACGGTTGGGATTTAAAACGGCGTATGCCGGAAGATTTGGTGCCGATGCCGAAGGTGAGTTTGGCCTGCAAACATTGATCAAAGAAGGTGTTGATACTGCACACGCGGAAATGGTTGACGGTGCTGCGACGCAAACCGCATTTATCGTGATCGACGAGAAAACCGGTGAACGCACGATCATTTGGCATCGTGACAATAAACTTCAATATCAGCCGTCCGAAGCTCCGCTTGCGATTGTTGAACGCGGCAAAATTCTACATTTGACGCCGCACGACACTAGGGCAGCGATCGAAATGGCAAAAACTGCAAAGCTGCAAGGCTTGATAACATCGATTGACATTGACAATGTGTTTGATGAAGTAGACCAACTTCTACCGTTGATCGATATTTTCACTGCTTCGGCCTCGTTTTCTGGAAAGTTCTCCGGTTTGGAAGACGACAGGTCGGCAATGCTCGATATCGCTTCCAGATTTGGATGTGCTGTAGTTGGCATTACTCGTGGCCGCAAAGGCTCAACACTTTTGTGCGGAGACATATTTATCGAAACGTCCGGCTTTGACGTTCCAAACGGCTGCAAAGATACAACCGGAGCGGGCGACGCCTTTCGAGCCGGCCTCCTGTATGGATTATTGGCCGGCGAAACGGTTGAGGATAGTGCTCGCATCGCAAACGCTGTTGCAGCTCTAAAGTGCCGTAAATTTGGAGCGAGATCTGGGCTGCCAAACAAACAAGAATTAAACTTGCTATTAAAAAAACATATAGACGAAACAAACCGGCTGTATTAG
- a CDS encoding choice-of-anchor J domain-containing protein, with translation MKLPKSLTVTSSLPRSHSRKLFAFILVGIGVLFALSEMHQRADAGVFVESTGTETPTETPTPCSSPGSLDTTFDSDGKVITRLSDGSVLYAIAVQADGKIVAVGSVEMGTSNQFLVVRYNVDGSLDETFAGQGYTVTEFGGSSSRANAVAIQSDGKIVAVGTVLFNTSNDFAIARYNPDGSLDTSFDDDGKVTTSVPGPHGDGADVANAVVIQNDGKLIVAGRIPDGSGTASDFGVLRYNTNGSVDLTFGFRGLAAASITDVDHAHSVAIQSDGKIVAAGLSGFYLGMARFNADGSLDMSFSGNGILSTTFGLSTNSLAITLQSDDKIVAAGTYNGKFALARFNDNGSYDTSFGTNGISQAPIGRATVVSMQPDGKLVAAGDFYSPQLSQFVTVRLNPDGTLDNTFDDDGIVVTPLDIGSGQVQARSLAIQSDTKIVAAGYVSAGSTNGLGLVRYNGAPCGSPTATPTETPTFTPSLTPTASSSPTSTLTNTPTATPTAIPNSSCTFDNGGSGGGLNPQALTESGVAAPEGFFWSEVQHDSGNLDEANNVGGWNARQGAFRLADNFTIAQPCRIETIDLYGYQINALGPLSPFTATTLRIWKGRPGDLGSQIVFGDTTTNRLTASADSTYYRIFNTVAPPPGTEPAVTNKIWKNTVAVGTTLTAGTYWIDWASTVSSGGNHFYPGKTIAGSRGDLLDDARQLSGSPPPQWSNVIDSGFPFSALDYRQDFPFNVTGEIASLTPTATATATLTPTATPVTPVTECDLAEEFDDVTTLSASGWPEINRSLPIGSGKWFQGNNDVFSSQSSADNSYIAVNFQSGGGASTLSNWLLTPPLLLQDGGRLTFWTRTVDQPGFSDRLQVRMSTNGISMEIGASALDVGDFATLLLDINPTYQLNAYPNVWTQYTVTISGLASSVKGRLAFRYFVEEGGPSGNNSDYIGIDSVNYSCTPTTPIPTDTPTSTPTVAPTATSTTTPTYTPTGTPTPSIPPAIEGVVTYGNAAVPPQFVSDVTISGQGSIFVEATTSFQNGAYYLIGFGEGAYTVTPSKPSEFTTAISSFDAAMVARHVTGASSLTGNQLLVADVSNNGKISSFDASQIARYVISSPPHGTTGTWKFLPASRDYPIITSSIAGEDYSALLMGEVSGNWTDNNLRTVNSPERSIFVEAPRLMTSTDGEIVMPVTAQGVANHGIISYEFELRYDPAVILPQAFPVDVTETVSLGLTAVANAAEPGLLRVAVYGPMPIESNGVLLNLRFFAVGASGTASQLTWERFVFNEGDPRTLIAAGLVELSDAATTYR, from the coding sequence ATGAAACTTCCTAAATCTTTGACTGTCACATCTTCATTACCACGCTCTCATTCGCGGAAACTCTTTGCCTTTATTTTAGTTGGTATTGGTGTTCTATTTGCTCTGTCAGAAATGCATCAACGAGCCGATGCAGGAGTGTTTGTTGAATCTACGGGTACCGAAACTCCTACAGAAACGCCGACGCCATGCTCCTCACCCGGAAGCCTTGACACGACTTTCGACAGCGATGGCAAGGTTATCACGCGTCTTAGCGACGGTAGCGTTCTTTATGCAATCGCTGTTCAAGCCGACGGCAAGATAGTCGCAGTCGGTTCAGTCGAGATGGGAACATCAAATCAGTTTTTGGTTGTTCGATACAATGTCGACGGTTCGCTAGACGAGACTTTTGCGGGTCAAGGTTATACGGTCACGGAATTCGGCGGCAGTTCGAGCAGGGCAAATGCAGTTGCGATCCAATCGGACGGCAAGATAGTCGCTGTCGGCACTGTTTTATTTAATACTAGTAATGATTTTGCAATCGCACGATACAATCCTGACGGCTCGCTAGACACCTCATTCGATGACGATGGAAAAGTTACGACCTCTGTACCTGGTCCGCACGGTGACGGTGCAGATGTCGCCAACGCTGTTGTAATTCAGAATGACGGTAAATTGATCGTCGCCGGCCGAATTCCCGATGGCTCGGGTACCGCGTCAGATTTTGGCGTATTGAGATACAACACCAACGGCTCTGTCGATCTGACTTTTGGTTTTCGAGGTTTAGCGGCGGCATCGATCACCGACGTTGATCACGCCCACTCGGTAGCGATTCAGTCGGACGGCAAGATCGTAGCAGCGGGCCTGAGCGGTTTTTATTTGGGCATGGCGCGATTCAATGCAGACGGCTCGCTTGACATGTCGTTCAGTGGCAATGGAATATTGTCAACAACATTCGGATTGTCCACCAACAGCCTTGCGATAACCTTACAGAGCGACGATAAGATCGTAGCTGCAGGCACTTACAACGGCAAGTTTGCCTTAGCTCGATTTAATGATAACGGTTCATACGATACGTCGTTTGGAACGAATGGAATTTCCCAAGCGCCTATTGGTAGAGCTACCGTTGTCTCCATGCAACCTGATGGAAAACTTGTTGCTGCGGGTGATTTTTATTCTCCGCAGCTTAGTCAATTTGTGACGGTCAGATTAAACCCGGATGGAACGCTCGACAACACGTTTGACGATGACGGCATTGTCGTGACCCCGCTGGATATCGGGAGCGGCCAAGTACAGGCACGATCACTGGCAATCCAATCCGACACAAAGATAGTTGCAGCCGGTTACGTTTCTGCGGGATCAACAAACGGGTTAGGGCTGGTGCGTTACAATGGAGCTCCGTGCGGCTCGCCGACGGCTACGCCCACCGAAACGCCGACATTCACACCATCCTTAACGCCGACTGCAAGCTCAAGCCCAACAAGCACACTTACCAATACTCCGACGGCGACTCCAACCGCGATTCCCAATTCCTCATGCACTTTCGACAACGGAGGTTCGGGCGGAGGCCTAAATCCGCAAGCCTTAACCGAAAGCGGTGTTGCCGCGCCGGAAGGTTTTTTCTGGAGTGAGGTCCAACACGACAGCGGCAATCTCGACGAGGCAAACAACGTTGGAGGCTGGAATGCTCGTCAGGGCGCTTTCAGATTGGCGGACAATTTTACGATCGCACAGCCATGCAGAATAGAGACCATTGATCTATACGGCTATCAGATCAATGCTCTGGGACCGCTTTCACCATTCACGGCCACTACATTGCGTATATGGAAAGGGCGTCCGGGCGATCTTGGGAGCCAGATAGTTTTTGGTGACACAACAACAAATCGTTTGACGGCCTCTGCCGATTCGACCTACTACCGCATATTTAACACTGTTGCTCCTCCGCCTGGAACAGAACCGGCCGTGACGAACAAGATATGGAAAAATACCGTAGCTGTCGGCACCACGCTAACCGCAGGAACATACTGGATCGACTGGGCCTCGACTGTGTCCAGCGGTGGCAATCATTTCTATCCGGGAAAGACAATTGCGGGTTCGCGAGGTGATTTATTGGATGACGCGCGACAGTTGAGCGGTTCACCTCCGCCCCAATGGTCAAATGTCATCGATTCAGGATTTCCATTTTCGGCCCTTGATTACAGGCAGGACTTTCCGTTCAACGTAACGGGCGAGATAGCTTCGCTGACACCGACAGCAACCGCGACTGCCACTCTGACGCCCACCGCAACGCCGGTCACACCTGTGACGGAATGCGATCTTGCCGAAGAATTTGATGACGTGACTACTCTTTCCGCGAGCGGATGGCCTGAGATCAATCGCAGCTTACCGATCGGTTCTGGGAAATGGTTTCAGGGTAACAACGATGTCTTTTCGTCTCAGTCCAGTGCTGACAATTCCTACATAGCTGTCAATTTTCAGAGCGGTGGCGGTGCTTCGACGCTAAGCAACTGGCTTTTGACACCGCCTTTGCTTCTGCAGGACGGCGGACGGTTGACCTTTTGGACGAGAACCGTCGATCAGCCAGGTTTTTCCGATCGGCTGCAAGTGCGTATGAGCACCAATGGCATCAGTATGGAGATTGGAGCGTCTGCTCTGGACGTAGGTGATTTTGCAACTTTACTGCTCGATATCAATCCGACCTATCAGCTGAATGCGTATCCGAATGTTTGGACACAGTACACAGTAACTATCAGCGGCCTGGCCTCGTCCGTAAAAGGACGCCTTGCGTTCCGCTACTTTGTCGAGGAAGGCGGCCCGTCGGGCAATAACTCGGATTACATCGGCATCGACTCGGTAAATTATTCATGCACTCCAACAACGCCGATCCCTACAGACACACCAACGAGTACGCCGACAGTCGCGCCTACAGCTACATCGACAACTACCCCAACTTATACCCCGACGGGGACACCTACTCCATCGATCCCACCGGCGATCGAAGGAGTTGTTACATATGGTAATGCGGCTGTGCCTCCGCAGTTTGTTTCCGATGTTACCATCAGCGGCCAAGGTTCAATTTTTGTGGAAGCCACAACGAGTTTCCAAAACGGGGCATATTACCTTATAGGTTTTGGCGAGGGTGCATACACCGTGACTCCGTCTAAACCAAGCGAATTTACCACAGCTATTTCGTCCTTTGATGCAGCGATGGTCGCTAGGCATGTAACCGGAGCAAGTTCATTGACAGGAAATCAACTTTTGGTTGCGGACGTTAGTAACAACGGTAAGATCAGTTCATTTGATGCGTCGCAGATCGCTCGTTATGTGATCTCGTCGCCGCCGCATGGAACAACCGGAACATGGAAATTTCTACCGGCGAGCAGAGATTATCCAATTATTACATCTAGTATTGCGGGTGAAGACTATAGTGCGTTATTAATGGGCGAAGTTTCGGGTAACTGGACCGATAACAATTTACGTACTGTTAATAGTCCCGAGCGTAGCATTTTTGTGGAAGCCCCTAGGCTTATGACATCCACAGATGGCGAGATCGTCATGCCTGTAACAGCACAAGGAGTCGCAAATCATGGAATTATTTCTTATGAATTCGAACTCAGATACGATCCGGCTGTGATATTACCTCAAGCTTTTCCGGTGGATGTTACTGAAACGGTCAGTCTCGGTCTCACGGCTGTAGCAAATGCTGCGGAGCCCGGATTGTTAAGGGTTGCTGTTTATGGCCCCATGCCTATCGAAAGCAATGGGGTTTTGCTGAATCTAAGATTTTTCGCGGTCGGAGCTTCCGGCACGGCGTCACAGTTGACGTGGGAACGTTTTGTATTCAATGAGGGTGATCCGCGAACGCTTATTGCCGCCGGACTTGTGGAGTTGTCCGACGCGGCTACAACTTATCGTTAA
- a CDS encoding dienelactone hydrolase family protein, whose amino-acid sequence MRNETLSFDAANGPTSAYVALPEASNGKAVIVIQEWWGLNDHIKDIANRYAAEGFIAVAPDLYRGKVAADATEASQMMHDLTNEDGLDTIKNAIDAIALAYDISHFGITGYCMGGSFALLAACELEGLSAAAPFYGDIPADDVLQKLKVPVIFISGTRDGWITPEKVAQLEDAAERFELPVHSVKYDADHAFFNNTRSEVYDENAAKDAWALVVGFFNDKL is encoded by the coding sequence ATGCGAAATGAAACATTGTCATTCGACGCTGCCAATGGCCCGACGAGCGCGTATGTTGCACTGCCGGAGGCATCAAACGGCAAGGCCGTCATTGTTATTCAAGAATGGTGGGGACTTAACGATCACATCAAAGATATTGCTAACCGCTATGCCGCCGAAGGTTTTATTGCGGTTGCGCCAGACCTTTATCGCGGAAAGGTCGCTGCAGACGCCACCGAGGCCTCGCAAATGATGCATGACCTCACAAACGAAGATGGCCTAGATACTATTAAAAATGCGATTGACGCAATAGCTTTGGCATATGATATTTCGCATTTTGGAATAACGGGATATTGCATGGGCGGTAGCTTTGCACTGCTCGCGGCGTGCGAACTTGAGGGCCTAAGCGCCGCCGCACCGTTTTACGGCGACATACCGGCAGATGATGTTTTGCAGAAGCTAAAGGTTCCTGTCATTTTCATCTCAGGTACGCGCGATGGATGGATCACACCCGAAAAGGTCGCGCAGCTCGAAGATGCTGCCGAAAGATTTGAATTACCGGTTCACTCCGTCAAATACGATGCTGACCACGCCTTTTTTAACAATACGCGGTCCGAGGTTTATGACGAAAACGCCGCAAAGGACGCTTGGGCATTGGTTGTCGGATTCTTTAACGATAAGTTGTAG